In Candidatus Devosia phytovorans, the DNA window CTTCTGCGCAGCTTCCTTCACCAGCGCCGGATCGCGCACAGCGACCGTGCCGAGAATGACGCGAGCGAGACCCTTGTCGAGCCAGCTTTCGATATGGGTGAGATTGCGAATGCCGCCGCCGAGCTGGACGGGGAATTTTACGCTTTTCAGGATGGCTTCGACGGCGGCGCCGTTGACGCTCTCGCCGGCAAAGGCGCCGTTGAGGTCGACGACGTGGAGATAGTCGAATCCCTGGTCCTCGAAACTTTTCGCCTGGTCCGCGGGATCGTCATTGAAGACGGTTGCCTGCTCCATGTCGCCGAGCTTCAGGCGCACGCATTGGCCGTCCTTGAGGTCGATGGCGGGAAAGAGGATCACGGTGTCCACCTCAGGAAGTTATCGATGAGCTTCAGGCCCAGTGCCTGGCTTTTTTCCGGGTGGAACTGGGTGCCGAAAATATTGTCGCGGCCGACGCAGGCCGTCACCGTGCCGCCATAGCTGGTGGTGGCAAGGAGCGTGTCATCGCTTTCGGTGACGAGGTGGTAGGAATGCACGAAATAGGCATGCAGCCCCTCAGGGCCATCCGGAATGCCATCGAGCAGCGCATGCGGGCGGGTGACCGAAATGGTGTTCCAGCCCATGTGCGGGATTTTGAGGCTTGGGTCGGATGGCGTGATCTTCTGCACTGCGCCGGGGATCCAGCCGAGACCGGGGGTCACGGTCTTTTCGCGACCTTCGCTGGCCAGAAGCTGCATGCCGACGCAGACGCCGAGAAAGGGCGTGCCACCGCGGATGACGCGCTCCTCGATTACGTCCACCATGCCAGCCACCGCATCGAGCCCCGCCTTGCAATCGGCGAAGGCGCCGACGCCGGGCAGCATGATGCGATCGGCCTGGCGCACGCGGTCGGGGTCGGCGGTGACTTCCACGGCAATGCCAAGCGGCGTCGCCATGCGCTCAAAAGCCTTGGCGGCCGAGTGCAGATTGCCGGCGCCGTAGTCGATGATCGTTACCAGGCTCATCGGATGGCCTCCAGTCGTGCCATGTCGTCGCTCAGTGCCACGCGGTTGTCGCGAAAGCTCCAGCCGCGCCAGGCGAGGCCATGGCGGCGCAGGCCGGATGCGGCAAGACCGAGCCAGAGGGCCGCGAGGACATAGAGTGCAAAAACGGCGTCGCCGCCGATGACGGCCGAGAGCAGCACAAGCACGACAAGCTTGATGGCCCAGGCGAGCGTTTCGAGCCAGAGACCGTGGCGCAGAAGGAAGGCGGGCGGGAGCAGGGCGGCGAACCAGGAAAAACGCTCCGGGATCGCGGCGGGCAATTCAGGCCGACCCGGCTGGGGGTCATAGATGGCATAAAGGGTCATGGCGCTTCCATACCGGTTGCGGCAGCACTTAGAGGAATTTTGACGTGGGTGGAAGGGACGATGCCCCTTCCAGCCGGCTCGCTAGAGCGTGCCCTTGGTGCTGGGCACGCGGTCGCTGGCCCGCGGATCGATTTCCACTGCCTCGCGCAGGGCGCGGGCTACGGCCTTGAACATGGACTCGGCGAGATGATGGTTGTTGTCGAAATAGAAGTTTTCGATATGCAGCGTGATGCCGGCATTGATGGCCAGCGCCTGGAAGAACTCGCGGAACAGTTCGGTGTCGATGTCGCCGATCTTGTTCTGACTGAACTCGGCCTTGAAAACGAGGAAGGCGCGGCCGGAGACGTCGAGCGCCGCGCGGGTCAGCGTGCCGTCCATTGGCAGGTCATAGGAGGCATAGCGGCGAATGCCGCGCTTGTCGCCCAGAGCCTCTTTCAGAGCCTGGCCCAAGGCAATGCCGACATCCTCCACCGTGTGATGGAAATCGATGTGCAGGTCGCCCTTGCAGGCTACGTCCATGTCGATCAGCGAATGGCGCGAGAGCTGGTCCAGCATGTGGTCGAAAAAGCCAACGCCGGTCTTCATGGCATGCGCACCGGTGCCATCGAGATTGATCGAGACAGCAATCTCGGTCTCGTTGGTCTGACGGGCGATTGTCGCAATACGCATGGCGCTTCTCCGGAACTCGGCGGCTCCTAGCAGATATGCGCGAAGGCATAAAGATTGCGTTTGCAGTCAGACCGGGGACACCAACATCACCAGATTGCCATCCGGGTCTTCCACATAGGCGGCCCGTTCGCCCCAGGGCTGATCGACCGGAGCCATCACCACGGGCGCAGCCAGCGCCTCAAGGGCCGCGTCAACATCATCGACATTGATGCAGAGCTCTATCCGATGTCCCGTTGCCGGCCGCAGGGCCCTTCGATGCAGGCCCTTGTCGCTCAATACACCCAGACCAAGCTCGGTCTCGCCGAATCTGAGCGTCAGGAAGACCGGTTCGCCCGTTTCAGGAAATTGATAGACTAGACTGCCGCCCAGCACCATCTCGTAGAAGCGCCGCGCGGCGGCCATATCGGCGACAGACAGCATGGGCATGATACGGGATGCTCTGGCCATGAGGTTCTCCTCCGTCTGCTGCAACAATGGCGCGCTTGGACAAGGCGTTGCAATCGTGGCCACGAGACCTAAATATCACTCAACAGTTCGGAGTATCTCCCCAAATGAGTGACAACAATTCCCCCGGCTGGCACGGGACGACGATCGTTTCCGTGCGCAAGGGCAACAAGGTCGTGGTGGCTGGCGATGGCCAGGTCTCCATGGGCCCCACCGTGATGAAGCACGGCGCCAAGAAAGTCCGGCGCCTGGCCGGTGGCAAGGTGATCGGCGGTTTCGCCGGTTCGACCGCCGATGCCTTCACGCTGTTCGAACGGCTCGAAGCCAAGCTTGAACAATATCCCGACCAGCTGATGCGCGCCGCCGTCGAGCTGGCCAAGGACTGGCGCACCGATCGCTACCTGCGCAAGCTTGAGGCGATGATGATCGTGGCCGACAAGAAGGACACGCTGGTGCTGACCGGCAATGGCGACGTGCTGACGCCGGACCATGGCGTCATCGCCATCGGCTCGGGTGGCAATTACGCGCATTCGGCGGCGCTGGCGCTGCACCAGGCCACCGAGCTTGATGCGGAGGATATCGCCCGCCGTGCCATGAAGATCGCAGAAGAGATCTGCGTCTATACCAATGGCAATGTGACGGTCGAGACCATCGAGCTCGACGCGTGAACCATACCATTCGCAGGCTGACCTCGGCTGATCTCATTGCCTATCGCGCCATCCGCGCGGAGGCCTTGCGGGATCATCCCGAAGCCTTTGTCGAAACGCCGGATCGCTTTGCTGCCCGCAGCAACGACGATGTCGGCAAGATGCTCGATAGCCTCGCAGTCTTTGCGGCCATGGGCCCTGATCACGCGATCGACGCCATCGTCGGTCTCAGCCGCAGTGACAATCCCAAGGAGCAGCACCGCGGCTGGCTGATCCAGGTCTATGCACGACCCGCCCTGCGCGGCACCGGCATGGCCCGGAGATTGATCGAGACGGCGATCGAAAACGCCCGCGAATGGGGCATGCTGCAAATCCATCTGGGCGTCTGGACCGAGAATGAACCGGCCCTCCGCCTTTATCAGAAGCTGGGTTTTGCCACCTATGGCACCGAACCCCGCTATCTCTTCGTGAACGGTCGCTATGTCGACGAACACCTGATGGTGCGCTTCCTGGACAAGGCACCTGGAGACCAGAAATGACTGAAACCAATTTTTCCCCGCGCGAGATCGTTTCCGAACTCGATCGCAATATCGTCGGCCAGAATGACGCCAAGCGCGCCGTAGCCGTGGCCCTGCGCAATCGCTGGCGCCGGCAGCAACTCAGCCCCGAGCTGCGCCGCGAGGTGACCCCGAAGAATATCCTGATGATCGGGCCGACCGGCGTCGGCAAGACCGAGATTTCCCGCCGTCTGGCGCGCCTGGCTCAGGCCCCTTTCATCAAGGTCGAGGCGACGAAGTTCACCGAGGTCGGCTATGTCGGCCGCGACGTGGAGCAGATCATCCGCGATCTGGTGGAAGCCGGCATTGCCGTGCTGCGTGACAAGCGCCGCGCCGATGTGCAGGCACAGGCCCATGCCAATGCGGAAAACCGCGTGCTCGACGCACTGGTCGGGACCTCCGCCACACCGTCGACGCGCGATAGCTTCCGCAAAAAGCTGCGCAACAACGAGATCGATGACAATGAGATCGAGCTCGAAATGCAGCCGGCGCCCAATACCGGGGGCTTTGAAATCCCCGGCATGCCCAATGGCGGCGTCGGCATGATCAACCTTAGTGACATGTTCAAATCGGCCATGGGCGGACGGGGCGTCAAGCGCAAGATCAAGGTCAAGGATGCCTATGAGCCGCTGATCGCCGAAGAGGCCGACAAGCTGCTCGACCAGGAAGCGCTCAAGCACGAGGCCATCGAGCTGGTGGAAAACCACGGCATCGTCTTCATCGACGAGATCGACAAGGTGGCCCATCGCGAAGGCGGAGCACAGGGCGGTCCATCGCGCGAAGGCGTGCAGCGGGACCTGCTGCCGCTGATCGAGGGCACGACGGTGTCCACGAAATATGGTCCAGTCAAGACCGACCATATCCTGTTCATTGCCTCGGGCGCCTTCCATGTTTCCAAGCCCAGTGACCTGCTGCCCGAACTGCAGGGTCGCCTGCCGATCCGTGTGGAACTCAAGGCCCTGACGCGTGAGGATTTCATCCGCATCCTCAACGACACTGATGCGAGCCTCATCAAGCAATATGTGGCGTTGATGCAGACGGAAGGCGTCACCCTGGACTTCACCCAAGACGCCATCGAGGCGATTGCCGACGCGGCCGTTCGGGTCAATGACTCGGTGGAAAACATCGGTGCCCGCCGCCTGCAGACGGTGATGGAGCGGCTGGTCGAAGACATCAGCTTCGAAGCCCCCGACAAGCAGGGCCAGACGATCAAGATCGATGCGGCTTTCGTGGCCGAAAAGGTGGGCGAGCTGAGCAAGGATCAGGATCTGAGCAAGTTCGTTTTGTAGTCTTCTAACCCTCTCCCCTTGAGGGAGAGGGACAGCTTTTCCTCGTTCAGAGGAAAAGCAGGGTGAGGGGTTCTGCGCTATCCTATGCTTTGCGGCTTACGGACGACGGAGGACCCCTCATCCGTCTCGGCTTCGCCGAGCCACCTTCTCCCTCAAGGGGCGAAGGTAAGAAAGAAGCTACCGCCGCTTCCCGCTTCGCTTCACCAGTTCATCGCGCAAAAATCGCAGGTCCTCAGCATCGAGCTTGCCGATGTCATCCCGCAGTCGGTTGGTCAGTTCGGTCGCTTCGGGCAGTAGCCCACCGGTGTCGATGGTGACCTTGGGATCGCTCATTTCGGCGAGGCGCTGCAATTCCTCGGCCTCATCCCAGATAACGTTGAAATAGGCGATGATACGGTGCAGCAGGAAGCCGGTGGGCGTGCCGCGCTTGCCGTGTTCCAGCGCCGAGAGATAGGCGCTCGAGACGTTCAACGCCGCCGCCATGTCCTTGAGCGAAATGCCGCGCGCCTCGCGCATCTCTCGGATTCTGGCGCCAAGCGGGGTCATGCGCGGCGCAGGCGTACATACCACGCCCCCTCGCCACCATGACCGCGTGCCGCGACGCTCCAGCCGGAAATCATCGCGGACAGGCTTGGTTCGCTCAGCCAGATCGGCAGCATGGTTCGCAGCACGCCGCGCTCGGTCATGGCGGCGATATAGTCATTGTCGGTCTTGATGCCTTTGCCGGTGATAACCAGCACCGTGCGGTCGCCGCGGGAAAAGCGCGCATGGATGAAGCGATGCAAGGCGCCGCGCGCCTCGTTCTGCGTCATGCCATGCAGGTCGATGCGGCCATCGATCTCGATGCGGCCGCGGCTGACCTTGCGGTGAATGCCGGGATCGACGGCCTTTTCGGGCAGGTTGGCCGAGGGTATGGGCGCCTGATAAGGCGGCAGGAACGGCTTTTGCGGTGCCTTGCGCTTCGGCGGCGCCTTGGTCACCGGCGCCGGTGGCGGTTCCTCGGCCGGGATGGGCAGAGGTAGGCTGCCGAATTTCAGCAGCCCCTTGCGCCGCAAGGGATCCACCGTCGCGGCGACGGTGGTCCACAGGTGGAAGTCGTGCGGCAGGCGTTTGGGGTCACGCTTGGACATGAAACGGAGTGTCGCCGACCTGGAGTTGAAATCAGTCGAGCTGGCTAGTGGTCACGACCTTCCAATTGGGATCGCGCGACTTGGGATTGCGGGCAAAAGTCCATTCATCAGCAATGGTCTGCACCTGGTCGGCATTGCCTTCCACCATCGTGCCCTCCTTGTCGCGCGTGGCCGAGACCACTTCGGCATGGAAGCGGATGGTCAGCAGCACGTTCTTCTTGTCATATTCGGCGTCGGAAATTTCCACCTTGGGCAGGCCGACGAAGGTGAAGTCCACTGTCTGGGCGGCCTTTTCGCGCTCGGCGATGGCCAACTGGAAGCCTTCGAAGACATCCTTTTCGAGCAGGTTCTTGAGGGTGGCGCGATCGCCGGCCGCGAAGGCCGTGACGATCATCTCATAGGCCTGCTTGGCGCCCTCGAGGAAGCTTTTCGGGGTGAAGGTATCGTCGGCCGCAACCACATCCTTGAGGCCGGTCGCCAGTTCGGGATTGCCGCGCGAGAACTGTTCGATCTCGGCCTCGACCTTGCGCGCGCGATATTCGTCGTCGCCATCGGCCGCCTGCGCGGGGCGCGGGCGCATCGGCACGACCGTATCCTCGCTCGTGGTCTCGGTGGGCTTGCGGCGCTCGACGGGCGGGCGCTCATTGCCGGTCCGCGTGCCGAGGACTGAGCGCAGGCGGAACAGCACAAAGACTGCAACACCGATCACGATGAGGGTGGGAAGGTCGAAAAATTCATCCATTGAACAATGCACCTTGGCGTGAGCGCCTGATAAAACGACGCGGCGACGCTCGTTGAGCGCCTTGTTTGGCCTATATATAAGCAAAGCCTCACCTCAAAACCAGTTCACGATGGGGCGAGAGGCGTTTTGTCATAGTTGCATCAGAAGGAAGCCCCGACCATGGCCCGATTTTTCGCTCTCGGCCTGATCGTCTTGCCGCTTATCGAGATCGCCATTTTCATCAAGGTGGGCCAGAGTATCGGGCTTTTTCCCACTTTGGCACTGATCATCGGCGCGGCGCTGCTCGGCGGCCTGCTGCTGCGTCAGCAGGGTCTGTCGGTGATCGGGCAGTTGCGCAACAACGTCAATGCCGGGCAGATGCCGGCGCGGTCCATCGCCGATGCGATGATGATCGGGGTAGCGGCATTGTTCCTGATGCTGCCGGGATTCCTCAGCGATATTTTTGCGCTGGCCCTGCTGCTGCCATGGGTGCGGAGCTGGATATATGCCGGCCTCGCGTCGCGGGTGCGGGTGGTCAATACGACGACCACCTATCGCCGGCAGGATTCGGCGCCCGGCCAGATCAATGGCACGATCGATCTCGACGATGACGACTATCGTCCGCGCTGACCCGGCAAAGGGCGGCCCGGCGCGCTTGTCGCTGTGGCCCAAAGATGCTAGCCAGCCACCCAGAATTTTCCTTTGAGGACTTATGCTCATGGCTGACGAAACCCAGGGCGGCGCTGCCCCCGTCACCCCACCGTCGATGAACCTGGTGGGCCAGTATATCCGCGATCTCTCCTTCGAGAATCCGGGCGCGCCCGGTTCGATCCTGGCCGGTGGCGGCAATCCGGCCTTCAACGTTTCGATCTCAGTCGGCGTCAAGAAGCAGGCCGATGACCTCTATGCCGTCGAACTGACCCTCAATGCCAAGGCCAACCGCGAAGCCACAGTCCTGTTCAACGTGGAACTGGTCTATGGCGGCGTGTTCCGCGTCAAGAATGTGCCGGAAGTTCAGCTCAGCCAGTTGCTGATGATCGAATGCCCGCGCCTGATCTTCCCGTTTGCCCGCCAGGTGCTGGCCAGCGTCACCCAGCAGGGCGGTTTCCCGCCGCTGATGATGGAGCCGGTGGATTTTGCCGCCATCTATCGCCAGAACCTGCAGAAGCTCGCCGCCCAGCAGCAGGCCACTGCGCCCGCTCCGGAAGCCGAAAAGCTGAACTGATCTTTTCGCAATGTGAATTGAAAAGCCTCGGCATACCGGGGCTTTTTTCATTCTGCGGCTTGCGTCGCCTCGGCATACTGGGCCCAGATCGCCTCGCCACCCATCTTGTCGAGCAGCACCGCATGGGCAGCGGCCTCCGTGTCGGACACGCGGGAGGGCAGGGGTGTGGGGCGCGGCGCCACGGCAATGCGGGTGATTTCACCGCTGCTGGTCGATCCTTGCGTTTCGGCAATCAGCGCCAGGCTCACCTGCTTGCCGCCGATGAGTTCGAGGTAAACCTCGGCGAGGATCTCGCTGTCGAGCAAAGCGCCATGCAGCGTGCGGCGGGAATTGTCGATGCCATAGTGCTTGCAGAGGGCATCAAGGCTGACGCGGGCGCCCGGATGCTTTTCGCGCGCGACCATCACTGTATCGATGACCTTGTTGGTCAGCCGACCCTGTCCGGTCTTTTCCAGCTCGGTATTGAGGAAGCCCATGTCGAAGGGGGCATTGTGGATAACCAGAGTGGCATCGCCGATGAATTCACGGAAATCATTGGCGACAGCGCCGAACAGCGGCTTGTCGCTCAAAAATTCCTCGCTCAACCCATGCACCCGGAAGGCTTCTTCGGGCATGTTGCGCTGGGGATTGATATAGACGTGGTAGTGCCGGCCCGAGGGAATGTGATTGATCAGCTCGACGCAGCCGATTTCCACGAGGCGATCGCCCTGCTGGGGCGAGAGGCCGGTGGTTTCGGTATCAAGCACGATCTCCCGGTTCATTTTCTGGCCTCTCTGGCTCGGATGGCAGCGACCAGGGCCGCGACCATTTCCACGGTCTGTTCGACGGGCATGCCGGTATCGAAAAGATATGTGGCCCGCGCCTTCTTTTCGTCCTGCGGCAGCTGGCGGGCAAGAATGGTGTCGAGCT includes these proteins:
- the hisH gene encoding imidazole glycerol phosphate synthase subunit HisH; amino-acid sequence: MSLVTIIDYGAGNLHSAAKAFERMATPLGIAVEVTADPDRVRQADRIMLPGVGAFADCKAGLDAVAGMVDVIEERVIRGGTPFLGVCVGMQLLASEGREKTVTPGLGWIPGAVQKITPSDPSLKIPHMGWNTISVTRPHALLDGIPDGPEGLHAYFVHSYHLVTESDDTLLATTSYGGTVTACVGRDNIFGTQFHPEKSQALGLKLIDNFLRWTP
- a CDS encoding DUF2628 domain-containing protein, with the protein product MTLYAIYDPQPGRPELPAAIPERFSWFAALLPPAFLLRHGLWLETLAWAIKLVVLVLLSAVIGGDAVFALYVLAALWLGLAASGLRRHGLAWRGWSFRDNRVALSDDMARLEAIR
- the hisB gene encoding imidazoleglycerol-phosphate dehydratase HisB gives rise to the protein MRIATIARQTNETEIAVSINLDGTGAHAMKTGVGFFDHMLDQLSRHSLIDMDVACKGDLHIDFHHTVEDVGIALGQALKEALGDKRGIRRYASYDLPMDGTLTRAALDVSGRAFLVFKAEFSQNKIGDIDTELFREFFQALAINAGITLHIENFYFDNNHHLAESMFKAVARALREAVEIDPRASDRVPSTKGTL
- a CDS encoding VOC family protein yields the protein MARASRIMPMLSVADMAAARRFYEMVLGGSLVYQFPETGEPVFLTLRFGETELGLGVLSDKGLHRRALRPATGHRIELCINVDDVDAALEALAAPVVMAPVDQPWGERAAYVEDPDGNLVMLVSPV
- the hslV gene encoding ATP-dependent protease subunit HslV; translation: MSDNNSPGWHGTTIVSVRKGNKVVVAGDGQVSMGPTVMKHGAKKVRRLAGGKVIGGFAGSTADAFTLFERLEAKLEQYPDQLMRAAVELAKDWRTDRYLRKLEAMMIVADKKDTLVLTGNGDVLTPDHGVIAIGSGGNYAHSAALALHQATELDAEDIARRAMKIAEEICVYTNGNVTVETIELDA
- a CDS encoding GNAT family N-acetyltransferase, whose amino-acid sequence is MNHTIRRLTSADLIAYRAIRAEALRDHPEAFVETPDRFAARSNDDVGKMLDSLAVFAAMGPDHAIDAIVGLSRSDNPKEQHRGWLIQVYARPALRGTGMARRLIETAIENAREWGMLQIHLGVWTENEPALRLYQKLGFATYGTEPRYLFVNGRYVDEHLMVRFLDKAPGDQK
- the hslU gene encoding ATP-dependent protease ATPase subunit HslU, yielding MTETNFSPREIVSELDRNIVGQNDAKRAVAVALRNRWRRQQLSPELRREVTPKNILMIGPTGVGKTEISRRLARLAQAPFIKVEATKFTEVGYVGRDVEQIIRDLVEAGIAVLRDKRRADVQAQAHANAENRVLDALVGTSATPSTRDSFRKKLRNNEIDDNEIELEMQPAPNTGGFEIPGMPNGGVGMINLSDMFKSAMGGRGVKRKIKVKDAYEPLIAEEADKLLDQEALKHEAIELVENHGIVFIDEIDKVAHREGGAQGGPSREGVQRDLLPLIEGTTVSTKYGPVKTDHILFIASGAFHVSKPSDLLPELQGRLPIRVELKALTREDFIRILNDTDASLIKQYVALMQTEGVTLDFTQDAIEAIADAAVRVNDSVENIGARRLQTVMERLVEDISFEAPDKQGQTIKIDAAFVAEKVGELSKDQDLSKFVL
- a CDS encoding helix-turn-helix transcriptional regulator — its product is MTPLGARIREMREARGISLKDMAAALNVSSAYLSALEHGKRGTPTGFLLHRIIAYFNVIWDEAEELQRLAEMSDPKVTIDTGGLLPEATELTNRLRDDIGKLDAEDLRFLRDELVKRSGKRR
- a CDS encoding Smr/MutS family protein encodes the protein MSKRDPKRLPHDFHLWTTVAATVDPLRRKGLLKFGSLPLPIPAEEPPPAPVTKAPPKRKAPQKPFLPPYQAPIPSANLPEKAVDPGIHRKVSRGRIEIDGRIDLHGMTQNEARGALHRFIHARFSRGDRTVLVITGKGIKTDNDYIAAMTERGVLRTMLPIWLSEPSLSAMISGWSVAARGHGGEGAWYVRLRRA
- a CDS encoding Tim44/TimA family putative adaptor protein, with amino-acid sequence MDEFFDLPTLIVIGVAVFVLFRLRSVLGTRTGNERPPVERRKPTETTSEDTVVPMRPRPAQAADGDDEYRARKVEAEIEQFSRGNPELATGLKDVVAADDTFTPKSFLEGAKQAYEMIVTAFAAGDRATLKNLLEKDVFEGFQLAIAEREKAAQTVDFTFVGLPKVEISDAEYDKKNVLLTIRFHAEVVSATRDKEGTMVEGNADQVQTIADEWTFARNPKSRDPNWKVVTTSQLD
- a CDS encoding FxsA family protein encodes the protein MARFFALGLIVLPLIEIAIFIKVGQSIGLFPTLALIIGAALLGGLLLRQQGLSVIGQLRNNVNAGQMPARSIADAMMIGVAALFLMLPGFLSDIFALALLLPWVRSWIYAGLASRVRVVNTTTTYRRQDSAPGQINGTIDLDDDDYRPR
- the secB gene encoding protein-export chaperone SecB, whose amino-acid sequence is MADETQGGAAPVTPPSMNLVGQYIRDLSFENPGAPGSILAGGGNPAFNVSISVGVKKQADDLYAVELTLNAKANREATVLFNVELVYGGVFRVKNVPEVQLSQLLMIECPRLIFPFARQVLASVTQQGGFPPLMMEPVDFAAIYRQNLQKLAAQQQATAPAPEAEKLN
- the dnaQ gene encoding DNA polymerase III subunit epsilon; this translates as MNREIVLDTETTGLSPQQGDRLVEIGCVELINHIPSGRHYHVYINPQRNMPEEAFRVHGLSEEFLSDKPLFGAVANDFREFIGDATLVIHNAPFDMGFLNTELEKTGQGRLTNKVIDTVMVAREKHPGARVSLDALCKHYGIDNSRRTLHGALLDSEILAEVYLELIGGKQVSLALIAETQGSTSSGEITRIAVAPRPTPLPSRVSDTEAAAHAVLLDKMGGEAIWAQYAEATQAAE